In the genome of uncultured Pseudomonas sp., the window CCGACGAAACCCTCGATTACCGTGATGCCCAGGCGTATTACCGGGCCAGCGCGCTGCGTATCCAGGCCGGTGGCGACCATGGTTTTCAGGGATTTGCCGAACGCCTGCCGATGCTTTTCGCTTTCGCCGGTATTCCTCGCCATTTGTGGCAGGATATCGACTTTTCCGCTCTCAATTGACGAACAAGAGACCCCATGGCCCAGCAAGGTTCTAGCTCCTACAACGCCGATGCCATCGAAGTCCTTTCCGGCCTCGACCCGGTGCGCAAGCGCCCGGGCATGTACACCGACACCAGCCGGCCCAACCACCTGGCCCAGGAAGTCATCGACAACAGCGTCGACGAAGCGCTGGCTGGGCATGCCAAGTCGATCCAGGTGATCCTGCATGAGGACAATTCGCTGGAAGTGCTCGACGACGGTCGTGGCATGCCAGTGGATATTCACCCGGAGGAGGGTGTGCCGGGGGTCGAGCTGATCCTTACCAAGCTGCACGCCGGCGGCAAGTTCAGCAACAAGAACTACCAGTTTTCCGGCGGCCTGCACGGTGTGGGTATCTCGGTGGTCAACGCGCTGTCGACCAGCGTGGTTGTCACGGTCAAGCGTGACGGCAACGAGTACCAGATGAGCTTTGCCGATGGCTACAAGTCCAGCGATCTGGCGATTGTCGGCTCGGTCGGCAAGCGCAATACCGGCACCAGCGTGCACTTCTGGCCGGATCCTAAATATTTCGACGCCTTCAAATTTTCGGTCAGCCGCCTCAAACATGTGCTCAAAGCCAAGGCTGTGCTGTGCCCGGGCCTGGCCGTCAGCTTCGAAGACAAGGCCAGCGGCGAGAAAGTCGAGTGGCTTTATGAAGACGGCCTGCGCTCCTACCTGGTGGATGCGGTCAGCGAATTTGAGCGCCTGCCCAATGAGCCCTTCTGCGGCAGCCTGGCGGGTAATAAAGAGGCGGTGGATTGGGCGCTGCTGTGGCTGCCGGAAGGCGGCGATGCGGTGCAGGAAAGCTACGTCAACCTGATTCCCACGGCCCAGGGCGGCACCCACGTCAACGGTCTGCGTCAGGGCCTGCTGGATGCCATGCGCGAGTTCTGCGAGTTCCGCAGCCTGTTGCCGCGTGGGGTCAAGCTGGCCCCGGAAGATATCTGGGAGCGCATCGCCTTCGTCCTCTCTATGAAGATGCAGGACGCGCAGTTCTCCGGGCAGACCAAGGAGCGCTTGTCCTCGCGGGAAGCGGCAGCCTTTGTCTCTGGTGTGGTCAAAGATGCCTTTAGCCTGTGGCTTAACGCTCACCCGGAGTTGGGGCAGCAGCTCGCCGAGCTGGCGATCAGTAACGCCAACCGCCGCCTCAAGGCCGGCAAGAAAGTTGAGCGCAAGCGCATCACCCAGGGTCCAGCGTTGCCGGGCAAGCTGGCCGATTGCGCGGGGCAGGACCCGATGCGCTCCGAACTGTTTTTGGTGGAAGGTGATTCCGCCGGCGGTTCGGCCAAGCAGGCGCGCGACAAGGAATTCCAGGCGATCCTGCCGCTGCGCGGGAAGATTCTGAACACCTGGGAAGTCGACGGCAGTGAAGTGCTGGCCAGTCAGGAAGTGCATAACATCGCCGTGGCGGTTGGCCTCGATCCGGGTTCCAGCGACCTCAGCCAACTGCGCTACGGCAAAATCTGCATCCTCGCCGACGCCGACTCCGACGGGCTGCACATCGCCACCTTGCTCTGCGCCTTGTTCGTCCAGCATTTCCGCCCGCTGGTGGATGCCGGCCACGTCTATGTGGCGATGCCGCCGCTGTATCGCATCGACCTGGGCAAAGAGATTTTCTATGCGCTGGATGAAGCCGAGCGCGACGGCATTCTCGACCGTCTGGTGGCCGAGAAGCGTCGGGGCAAGCCGCAAGTCACCCGCTTTAAAGGCCTTGGTGAGATGAACCCGCCGCAGCTGCGCGAAACCACCATGGACCCGAACACCCGGCGTCTGGTGCAGCTGACCCTGGAAGACTATCCAGGCACCCAGGAAATGATGGACATGCTGCTGGCGAAAAAACGCGCCGGCGACCGTAAATCCTGGCTGGAGTCCAAGGGCAACCTGGCCGAGGTGCTGCTCTGATGCAGCGTTTGTTGGCTGCTTGCTTACTGCTTTGCGCGCCTGTGCTGGTCAGTGCGGCGGCACTGGAAGAGCTGGAGCTGCTGAATGAGCAGCCAGTTGTCGGCATCAGTGGTGGCAACTTGTCCGGGCTGGCATGGTGCGACGGCGCGTTGTGGGCGGTTTCGGATCGTGATGACCAGCAGCTTTATCGGTTGCAGTCGAGCGATTCGCAGTGGCAGGCCACGGCCGAGCCCTTTATCGCACCGCCCGCGCCGAACGTAGCGTTGCCCTGGGGGCTACGTGCGCGTAGTTGGGGCGCAGGGTTGGTGCGCGGCGGCGAGCTGGATTTCGAGGGCCTGAGCTGCGATGCCGCCGGTAACCGCTATTTGCTCAGCGAGGCCCGTGCTGCCGTGCTGCAGTTGCCCGTGATAGGCGAGCCTAGCTGGTTGAAGCTGCCCCAGAGTCTGGTGCGCCAAGCGCGTGCCAGCGGCATGCTGTTGCATTACAACTCGCTGCTGGAAGGCATTGCCGTTGATCCGGCGGGCGAGCGCCTGTACCTGGCGGCAGAGCGCATGCGCCGCGGCTTGCTGGTGGTGCACAAGCAGCGCTCTACGTGGCGCTGCATCGGCGGCTGCGTGCTGTTGAGTGAGTCTGGCACGGAGCCCGCGCCTGCGCTGTTAGGTGCGCAAGAGCAGCCGCGAGACTTCTCCGGCCTGGCCTTCCATCGCGAAAAGCTCTTCACCCTTGAGCGTCAGGCGCACCGTATTTGTCGGCGCAGCCTGGGCGATGCGCAGGTCGAGCGCTGCTGGTCGTTTGCCGCTGAGGCGCTGACCCCAGAGCGTCGCTATCCGCCATCCTATGGTTTGGCCGAAGCGCTGTGGGTGGATCAAGACGGTGCTTGGGTGGGTATCGATAACGGCGGTTTCAGTCGTGCCGATGGTGAGACGCGGCCGATTATCTGGCGTTTTGCCGCGCCTAAAGGCGGTTGGGGCACGACGCCGTGAGCAGCCAGCCAGCAGGAAAGCGTGCCGGTCGGGTGATGCTGGTGCTGGCCTGGGGTGCGGCCCTGTTGCTGGCGACCAAGTTCTTTGGCGACTGGGAGGATGCCCAGCGCAACCCTAACGCCACGCCCGCGTCAGTGCATGGCAGTGACTATGTAGAGGTGCACCTGGCCAGTAGCCGCCAAGGGCATTACATGGCAGGTGGCAAGATCAATGGCGAGGCGGTGACCTTCCTGCTCGACACCGGCGCGACTTCAGTCGCGGTGCCGGTCGCGGTGGCCCAGCGCCTGGGCCTGCAGGCCGGTGCAGCGGTCACCATCAACACCGCCAATGGTCGCGCTACGGCGCACCGTACGCGCCTGCAACGCTTGCAGCTGGGCGATATCGTGCTCACCGATGTAGACGCTTTGATTGCCCCCGGTATGGGTGGCGATGACGTATTGCTGGGCATGAGTGCCCTGAAACAACTCGAATTTACTCAGCGCAGCGGCACCTTGATGCTGCGCCAATCAACCTTGCAATGAGGCACGCATGAGCGATTCCCTCGATTTGAGCCTGGACGGTGTTGAGCGCCGTTCCCTTGCCGATTTTACCGAGCAGGCTTACCTCAACTATTCCATGTACGTGATCATGGACCGCGCGTTGCCGCATATCGGTGACGGCCTCAAACCCGTGCAGCGGCGCATCATTTACGCCATGAGCGAGCTGGGCTTGGACGCCGACTCCAAGCACAAGAAATCGGCGCGTACCGTCGGTGACGTGCTCGGTAAATTCCACCCGCACGGTGACAGCGCCTGTTATGAGGCCATGGTGCTGATGGCGCAGCCGTTCAGCTACCGCTACACCCTGGTCGATGGTCAAGGTAACTGGGGGGCGCCGGATGACCCGAAATCCTTCGCCGCCATGCGTTACACCGAGGCGCGTCTGTCACGCTATGCCGAAGTACTGCTGAGCGAACTGGGCCAGGGTACCGTGGATTGGGTGCCGAACTTCGACGGCACCATGAACGAGCCGGCGACGCTGCCGGCGCGGCTGCCCAACTTGCTGCTCAATGGCACCACCGGCATCGCCGTGGGCATGGCCACTGACGTGCCGCCGCATAATCTGCGTGAGGTGGCGACGGCCTGCATTCGCTTGCTGGACGAGCCGAATGCCACGGTCGAACAGCTCTGCGAGCATGTGCTGGGGCCGGATTATCCGACCGAGGCGGAGATCATCACCCCGCGCGCGGACCTGCTGAAAATTTATGAGACCGGCAAAGGCTCGGTGCGCATGCGCGCCGTGTACCGCGTCGAGGATGGCGACATTGTCGTCACCGCACTGCCGCACCAAGTCTCCGGGGCCAAGGTGCTGGAGCAGATCGCCGCGCAGATGCAGGCCAAAAAGCTGCCGATGGTCGCCGACTTGCGTGACGAGTCGGACCACGAGCACCCGTGCCGCATCGTCATTATTCCGCGCTCTAATCGGGTGGATGCCGCTGAGCTGATGCAGCACCTGTTCGCCACCACCGAGCTGGAGTCCAGCTACCGGGTCAACACCAACGTGATTGGCCTGGACGGCAAGCCGGCGGTGAAAAACCTGCGCACCTTGCTCACCGAGTGGCTGCTGTTCCGGGTGAATACCGTGCGC includes:
- the parE gene encoding DNA topoisomerase IV subunit B, coding for MAQQGSSSYNADAIEVLSGLDPVRKRPGMYTDTSRPNHLAQEVIDNSVDEALAGHAKSIQVILHEDNSLEVLDDGRGMPVDIHPEEGVPGVELILTKLHAGGKFSNKNYQFSGGLHGVGISVVNALSTSVVVTVKRDGNEYQMSFADGYKSSDLAIVGSVGKRNTGTSVHFWPDPKYFDAFKFSVSRLKHVLKAKAVLCPGLAVSFEDKASGEKVEWLYEDGLRSYLVDAVSEFERLPNEPFCGSLAGNKEAVDWALLWLPEGGDAVQESYVNLIPTAQGGTHVNGLRQGLLDAMREFCEFRSLLPRGVKLAPEDIWERIAFVLSMKMQDAQFSGQTKERLSSREAAAFVSGVVKDAFSLWLNAHPELGQQLAELAISNANRRLKAGKKVERKRITQGPALPGKLADCAGQDPMRSELFLVEGDSAGGSAKQARDKEFQAILPLRGKILNTWEVDGSEVLASQEVHNIAVAVGLDPGSSDLSQLRYGKICILADADSDGLHIATLLCALFVQHFRPLVDAGHVYVAMPPLYRIDLGKEIFYALDEAERDGILDRLVAEKRRGKPQVTRFKGLGEMNPPQLRETTMDPNTRRLVQLTLEDYPGTQEMMDMLLAKKRAGDRKSWLESKGNLAEVLL
- a CDS encoding TIGR02281 family clan AA aspartic protease produces the protein MSSQPAGKRAGRVMLVLAWGAALLLATKFFGDWEDAQRNPNATPASVHGSDYVEVHLASSRQGHYMAGGKINGEAVTFLLDTGATSVAVPVAVAQRLGLQAGAAVTINTANGRATAHRTRLQRLQLGDIVLTDVDALIAPGMGGDDVLLGMSALKQLEFTQRSGTLMLRQSTLQ
- a CDS encoding esterase-like activity of phytase family protein; translated protein: MMQRLLAACLLLCAPVLVSAAALEELELLNEQPVVGISGGNLSGLAWCDGALWAVSDRDDQQLYRLQSSDSQWQATAEPFIAPPAPNVALPWGLRARSWGAGLVRGGELDFEGLSCDAAGNRYLLSEARAAVLQLPVIGEPSWLKLPQSLVRQARASGMLLHYNSLLEGIAVDPAGERLYLAAERMRRGLLVVHKQRSTWRCIGGCVLLSESGTEPAPALLGAQEQPRDFSGLAFHREKLFTLERQAHRICRRSLGDAQVERCWSFAAEALTPERRYPPSYGLAEALWVDQDGAWVGIDNGGFSRADGETRPIIWRFAAPKGGWGTTP